The proteins below come from a single Zea mays cultivar B73 chromosome 8, Zm-B73-REFERENCE-NAM-5.0, whole genome shotgun sequence genomic window:
- the LOC103636542 gene encoding L-galactono-1,4-lactone dehydrogenase 1, mitochondrial has product MQVGIIMYLPTSDARQRKEITEEFFSYRSLARSLWDDYSTYEHWAKIEVPKDKAELAELQARLRKRFPVDAYNKARMELDPNKVLSNAKLEKMFPVLEPAHQTK; this is encoded by the exons ATGCAGGTTGGTATTATAATGTATCTGCCAACATCTGATGCTCGCCAAAGGAAGGAAATCACAGAGGAGTTCTTCAGTTACAGGAGCCTGGCGCGAAGTCTCTGGGATGATTATTCCACCTATGAACACTGGGCCAAGATCGAG GTTCCAAAAGACAAGGCCGAACTTGCCGAACTCCAGGCCCGGCTGAGGAAGCGTTTCCCTGTGGATGCATATAACAAGGCACGTATGGAGCTGGACCCCAACAAGGTGCTCTCAAACGCCAAGTTGGAGAAGATGTTCCCAGTGTTGGAGCCTGCTCACCAGACAAAGTAA
- the LOC103636541 gene encoding WRKY transcription factor WRKY24, with the protein MTTSSSGSIEAPANSRPGSFAFASTSTSTSTSFTDMLGGSTDAAGGASRYKAMTPPSLPLSPSSFFSNNPGGLNPADFLDSPALFSSSIFTSPTTNAFASQQFSWLATSGAEQSGKDERRPSSYPDFSFQTAPTTEEAVRTTTTFQPPIPAASLGEEAYRSQQQQPWAYQQQQPGMDAGSSQQAAPYGEPFQAASSDAATMAPHVPASGGYSHQAQQSQRQSSDDGYNWRKYGQKQMKGSENPRSYYKCTFPGCPTKKKVERSLDGQITEIVYRGTHNHAKPQNTRRNSSAAAQLLQSGGGDASEHSFGGMLGTPVATPENSSASFGDEEAGVGSPRAGGNAGGDEDEPDSKRWRKDGDGVGEGISMAANRTVREPRVVVQTMSDIDILDDGYRWRKYGQKVVKGNPNPRSYYKCTTPGCPVRKHVERACHDLRAVITTYEGKHNHDVPAARGSAALYRPAPPPGDNAGHYLGGAAGAAQTGMAYQLAGQQYGFGGQLGSFGLSGGAPAQSSGPSGSLALSSGFDNPMPMGSLYMSQSQQQGQHDAMHAPRAKEEPREEDMFFQQSMVYTD; encoded by the exons ATGACCACCTCGTCCTCCGGGAGCATCGAAGCACCGGCGAACTCGAGGCCCGGCTCGTTCGCGTTCGCGAGCACGAGCACGAGCACGAGCACGAGCTTCACGGACATGCTGGGAGGATCCACGGACGCGGCCGGTGGGGCGTCGAGGTACAAGGCCATGACCCCGCCGTCCCTGCCCCTGTCGCCGTCGTCCTTCTTCAGTAACAACCCCGGCGGCCTCAACCCCGCCGACTTCCTCGACTCGCCGGCCCTCTTCAGCTCCAGT ATCTTCACCTCGCCGACGACGAACGCATTCGCCTCGCAGCAGTTCAGCTGGTTGGCGACGTCGGGCGCGGAGCAAAGCGGCAAGGACGAGAGGAGGCCGTCGTCGTACCCGGACTTCTCGTTCCAGACAGCGCCGACGACCGAAGAGGCCgtgcggacgacgacaaccttccAGCCACCGATTCCAGCGGCCTCACTG GGTGAAGAGGCGTATAGaagtcagcagcagcagccatgggcctACCAGCAGCAGCAACCTGGCATGGACGCCGGATCCAGTCAGCAGGCTGCTCCCTACGGCGAGCCGTTCCAGGCTGCCTCGTCGGACGCCGCCACGATGGCGCCGCACGTGCCGGCGAGCGGCGGGTACAGCCACCAAGCGCAGCAGTCGCAAAGGCAGTCGTCGGACGACGGGTACAACTGGCGCAAGTACGGGCAGAAGCAGATGAAGGGGAGCGAGAACCCGCGCAGCTACTACAAGTGCACATTCCCGGGCTGCCCCACCAAGAAGAAGGTGGAGCGGTCTCTGGACGGCCAGATCACCGAGATCGTGTACAGGGGCACGCACAACCACGCCAAGCCGCAGAACACGCGCAGGAACTCGAGCGCGGCCGCGCAGCTGCTGCaaagcggcggcggcgacgcgtCCGAGCACTCGTTCGGCGGGATGCTGGGCACGCCCGTCGCGACGCCCGAGAACTCCTCCGCGTCGTTCGGGGACGAGGAGGCCGGCGTGGGCTCGCCGCGGGCAGGCGGGAACGCCGGTGGCGACGAGGACGAGCCGGATTCCAAGAGATG GAGGAAAGACGGTGACGGCGTCGGCGAGGGTATCTCCATGGCCGCCAACCGGACGGTGCGTGAGCCGAGGGTCGTGGTCCAAACCATGAGCGACATCGACATCCTCGATGACGGCTACCGGTGGAGGAAGTACGGGCAGAAGGTGGTGAAGGGAAATCCAAACCCAAG GAGCTACTACAAGTGCACGACGCCCGGGTGCCCGGTGCGCAAGCACGTGGAGCGCGCGTGCCACGACCTGCGCGCCGTGATCACCACGTACGAGGGCAAGCACAACCACGACGTGCCCGCCGCGCGGGGCAGCGCCGCGCTCTACCggcccgcgccgccgccggggGACAACGCCGGCCACTACCTCGGCGGCGCGGCTGGCGCGGCGCAGACGGGCATGGCCTACCAGCTGGCGGGGCAGCAGTACGGGTTCGGCGGGCAGTTGGGCTCGTTCGGCCTCAGCGGCGGCGCGCCGGCTCAGAGCAGCGGCCCCAGCGGGAGCCTCGCGTTATCCTCCGGCTTCGACAACCCGATGCCGATGGGTTCTTTGTACATGAGCCAGagccagcagcaggggcagcacgacGCCATGCACGCGCCGAGAGCCAAGGAGGAGCCCCGAGAGGAGGACATGTTTTTCCAGCAGTCCATGGTGTACACTGACTGA